AGACGGGGGAATTTGTCCGTGTGTTGCGCGTGCTTCAGGTACAGAGGCCAAAACTCAACCGTCAAGGACAAAAATCGACGGCGAAATCTCCCTCATTTCACCCATGGGAGAAGTGGGGAGAATGTGGTACAATCGACTCAAATCACTTTTTGAACCGGCAAAAGCCGTTAATTAGTACCATATCGACAGAATCTGGCGGATAGAAAGAAAAACCGATCGAATCCAAAAATATCTGAAAACGGTTTGGGTTTCAGACAAGTTCCCTGGTTCACTGAAATGACGGCAAAGCTTGTCGGATTCTTGATTATGGGGGTGAGGAGGAAATGGGTACCCAGCGGGAGACCCGGCCGCAGGAATTGAGAGACATTTTGCCCTTTATCGACAGAAGCGTGCGGGAACTGCGCCGGTTTGAGCCGGGACAAGATCCCGCGCCGATCCGGTTGGTGCTGGAAAACGTTCAGCAAGTGCAGGAAACCCTGCATCGGCGGAATCTGACCAAACGCTACCCCCAGTTGCACGAAGTGGTTTGCTTCCTTTACTTATGTTGCTTCAGTGTCGTTCAACTTGGCGGTGAGTCGTTTCACACTTACCGGGAGGAAGTGAAACTGCGTTACAAGGGATTGCTGCGGAGCCTTTACTTTTTCCGTCGCCCGCGCGTCACGAGGAAATGTATGAACCAATATTGAACATCCACCATGGTCAATGGCCGTGGTTTTTGTTTGAATGGAGAAAAAGGGGGAACAAGGGAATGCGCATTTCGTTGGTACAAATGGATATCGCGTGGGGAGACCCGAAACAAAACCGGCAACGGGCGGAAGAATGGATTCGTCAGGCCGCGGAACGAGAGCAGGCAGACGTGGTCGTACTGCCTGAGATGTGGAACACGGGTTATGCGTTGGATCGCTTGGAAGATGGTGCTGACCGGGGAGAGCTGGCGGAATGGATGGCGTCGACCGCAGCGCGCTACCGTGTTCATCTGGTGGGGGGTTCCATTGCCGAAAAAAAAGCGGACCATTTTTGGAACACGGCTTATATTTTCGACCGGCATGGCAAGCAAGTGGCCCGATATGCCAAAGTGCATCTGTTCCGGTTGATGGACGAGGAAAAATACTTACAGGCGGGGGATCAACGGGTTTCATTCTCCCTTGAATCGCACCGGGCGGGCGTGATGATCTGCTATGACATCCGTTTTCCCGAATTGGCGCGCTCCCTGGCGTTGGACGGAGCGGAGATTTTGTTCGTTCCAGCCGAGTGGCCGCTGGCACGCCTGAAGCATTGGCGGCTGATGAACCAGGCGCGTGCCGTGGAGAACCAGTTGTACGTCGTGGCGTGCAACCGGGTGGGTGTCGGCGGTCGGGATGTGTTTGGCGGGCATTCCATGGTGGTTGATCCTTGGGGAGAAATCCTGGTTGAAGGCGGGGAAGAGGAAGCGTTGCTGACGGTGGAGATCGATCTCGCCGAAGTCGCACGTATCCGGCGGAAGATTCCGGTGTTTGAAGATCGTATGCCGGGAGTGTACCGGAGCTTGGGGATCGACCGGGACGGCGATGGAGAATCCTGACCATCACATGATCGGATAAGCGGTATGGGTATCCGGTCAGGGTGTGTCGGTTCATTCGTAAAGGGTCCATGTTTTTCCGAGAGAACAACTGACCAAGCCCTGGCCGAGAAAATACCCGGAAAGCGCAGGGAATTGCAGGCAATCTTCTTTAAGAGAAGCGTATTTTTTCCCTCGTTCTGTTCGGGGTCTGAAGGACCATGTGCAGCCTTTTTGAGGGCACGGTGGAGCCGGGAAAGCCATGTGGACAGTGTTTACAAGACAACCCTGCTATCAGGCCGAGGAGAGGGATCTTTCCGGCGATTAATCGGATGGATCGGGGGTAGCCTATTATTGACAGAACGGGGTCTATTCGGTATGATGATGATCGTGTTCTTAACCGTAAATACCTACCTGTCAACTGGGTTTTAAGGGAGCGATTGGAACCATGAAGCGTTGGAGCTTGATCCTGATCACAGTATTATCGATGATCTTTCTTGCCGCGTGCGGCCAAGTGAAGATCGTCGATCAATCCTCAAGCACGGATCATCTGTTGGATCAAATCAAAAAGCGGGGCACGATCCGCTTTGGAACGGAAGGGACCTACAAACCTTTCAGCTATCATGATGAAAAAACGAAACAACTGGTCGGTTTCGATATTGACGTGGCCAAAGAAGTGGCCAAACGCTTGGGCGTAAAGGCACAGTTCACGGAAGGTCCCTGGGACACGTTGCTCAGCAGTCTCAGCGTGGGTCGTTTCGACTCGGTGGCCAATCAG
Above is a window of Polycladomyces zharkentensis DNA encoding:
- a CDS encoding carbon-nitrogen family hydrolase, whose protein sequence is MRISLVQMDIAWGDPKQNRQRAEEWIRQAAEREQADVVVLPEMWNTGYALDRLEDGADRGELAEWMASTAARYRVHLVGGSIAEKKADHFWNTAYIFDRHGKQVARYAKVHLFRLMDEEKYLQAGDQRVSFSLESHRAGVMICYDIRFPELARSLALDGAEILFVPAEWPLARLKHWRLMNQARAVENQLYVVACNRVGVGGRDVFGGHSMVVDPWGEILVEGGEEEALLTVEIDLAEVARIRRKIPVFEDRMPGVYRSLGIDRDGDGES